Part of the Trypanosoma brucei gambiense DAL972 chromosome 8, complete sequence genome, GCGGTGCATacggggagggggagaataataataataataataataatgactcTGTTGAGCTTCGCGGTGAAgctgaaaaggaggaggttgaTGTGGGCTGCTCCGAGGAGTGTGAGGAGGAGTTTAGCTCAGGTGGGGATGACGCTTCGGCAgcagaagaggagggaggCGAAACCAAAAGAGCACGCAGGGGGAAGTCGCGCCGGTCGCGCAAATCAGACGGAGGAGATGCGTATAACCCCATCGCTGAGAGTGAATACAAGGCAATCAGTAAAGATGTTATCAACTGTGTGTGGGGTAACACTTTCCTACAAGCGTCAAGTTCCGTGGAGAAGGACTTGCTTCCACCCGAGCTTCTGGAGCCAATGGAGCGCCGGCGCGTGTTTATAACATCGTCGCAGGCCCGTCGCCTAAAGGCACTCCGTGCGGCCCAAATGATTCAAGAGAAAGACGATACACACGTTCAGTTTGAAGCGAATGTTGATCTcccacaggtcacattgccGATACTGCATAATACTTTACGTGTGGAGGGAGATGGATTTGGGAAGGCAAACAAGTCAGTTGATTCGGCCTCCGACAAAACTGAATACCATGGTTCAAACAGGTGTGATACGGACTCTGATGATGAAGTTGATGGTGCGGGACAACAAGGCGAGAAATCTTCTGAGCAGATCGGACATGCCGTGGGGGAGGCGCAGTTGCCACTAATATCAGGATGTGGTAGTCATCCACAGGTTCCCGGTGCAGATGCCAATGGTGCTCCATCATCCACCCTTCACCCCAAGCCACCATGTTCAAATACATTTCCATGTTCAGTGGCTGAAGACAATGCAGGTGCTGGTGGGAATCCTGTGGATGGTGGGACACGAGTGTTGCCATTCAGTTTCTTCACTATGGTGCCCATCAAGGATAAACAAAGGGACGTCGTGCCGGGCTCTCGAAATTCGGCTAGTTTGAGTAAACCACGACTGTCTACTCAGGCGGGCCGTCGCATGTCTAGACGACTGTCAGAGGTGCCGCCACCGAGTGCGCGGTATccaacaccaccacgacAAGACGGAGGCGCTCTGCCGCAAAAGTCAGCCACCTCCACCCTTTACGCGTCCGCTGCTGAAAAACTGAGGAGCCAAAATGGAATTTGGGAGGAAATGTATGAAATCATTGAGGAGACGCGTGATTCCGTCTTGTATGCCGAAGCAATGGAGGCATCCGGGGAGATGATTGAATGAAGGAATAAATGAATTGGCAACCACACgtgcgtgtatatgtgtgtgtacgtgtaTGTCTGTGCATCTTGTGtctgtgttttcttttttatccttttttattttacactGATGCAAGCTGTTGAGAGGATATatgtaaaacaacaacaacaacaacaacaacaacaaaaaaggaagataagGCTAGCagcaaacgaacaaacaaacaagacgGAATCTTTCACTTTCCACACTTACCAAAGTCTCCGTGTTTATCTCTATTTTGTGTATGTCTTACGTCCGTATGCCACTTTTCGGATTCTTGTTTTACGCTTCACTCACTCACGTcgcttgcttcttcttttttttttcttcttttccgttcctttcgctgctttcccgtttttgtttttaaaaatcttacttgtgtttctttttcctgaCTTTTTCCCGTTTGCAGATTTTGCCGTATTGTTTTTATCCCCCaagaatgaggaaaaaaaaaaaatcctttcTTTCCGTTCCAATATAAATTTCTCGTTGTGACATTACCGGTCACgcgggaaacaaaaaaaaaattgttagaCCAACGCGTACGCACACGTGCAAAGTCGCTTTCTTTTGCACTttagttttatttttcttttcttttcttttttattgttatgttTCATTATGTCTCGTGatattcctctcctctcctttttgtgcttgttttttttttcctcttattGATCTTTGCACTTCTTACATTGAACTGAGGAGgcaaaaataatttttttttgaaaaaaaaaatagatttACACTCACCTGTAGTAATATACgtgcaaaaaaggaagaaaaaaaaaggacggtTTCGGATGCGTCCAAAAGGAAatagaaggaggaggggaaggaagaatcaacatga contains:
- a CDS encoding T. brucei spp.-specific protein produces the protein MEDATKETSAPATPETHDAMEEHVTALEDTNTPQTGSLARLKSCTLETNNQTVPAPFEATFNDEQPHGAALPLEGIPEVKEDVQCGAYGEGENNNNNNNNDSVELRGEAEKEEVDVGCSEECEEEFSSGGDDASAAEEEGGETKRARRGKSRRSRKSDGGDAYNPIAESEYKAISKDVINCVWGNTFLQASSSVEKDLLPPELLEPMERRRVFITSSQARRLKALRAAQMIQEKDDTHVQFEANVDLPQVTLPILHNTLRVEGDGFGKANKSVDSASDKTEYHGSNRCDTDSDDEVDGAGQQGEKSSEQIGHAVGEAQLPLISGCGSHPQVPGADANGAPSSTLHPKPPCSNTFPCSVAEDNAGAGGNPVDGGTRVLPFSFFTMVPIKDKQRDVVPGSRNSASLSKPRLSTQAGRRMSRRLSEVPPPSARYPTPPRQDGGALPQKSATSTLYASAAEKLRSQNGIWEEMYEIIEETRDSVLYAEAMEASGEMIE